GATAATATAGTTGAAATAGCATTTAACTCTTCATATCCAAAATCAGGATCTATTTTCTCTTCTATTATTCTTTTACCTATAGACTGTGCAATAGATTTAGCAAAAGATGAAACCTCAAGTGAATGAGTTAATCTAGTTCTTACAAAATCATTTTCTTCTAAAGGAAAGGCTTGTGTCTTATCTTGAAGCCTTCTAAAAGAAGGGGAAGATATTACTCTATGATAATCTTTTTCAAAATCATTCCTTATATCACTTGCTTTTATTCTACTTCTAGCACGCCTTGTATTTATTGATAATAAATTTTTCCAATTCATATATCATCTCCTCTAATCTCTTATTATTCTTTTAACCCATTTTTTCTGATTATATCTAAGTATTGCTGGAAGTAAAACTAAAATATCTGAACTTCCACCTAAAAAATATATAATATTAATAGGAAGAGATAAACTCTTACCAAGTAATGTAAGTGGAACAGAGAATATCCACATTCCAACTAAATCTAACATCATAGCATAATATATATCTCCACCTGCTCTTAATATACCAACAATAATAAGGAAGTTTAATCCCTTAAATGGTAATATTAAACTCTCACTAAACACTACAAGTCTTGTTGTACTAATTAAACTAGACTCTGCCTTCATAAAGTTTAATACTAAAGGTGAAATTATATTAACCAAAATTCCAGATAATATGGCTAGAAGTAACATTAATTTAAAACATAATTTAGCAATCTTTTTAGCCTGCATTAAATTATTCGCCCCTAATTCATTGCCAATAAGAACTGATGAAGCATTAGATACTCCACTAAATACACTAATTAGCATAGAAGATATCGTTCCTGATATAATAACGGCTGAAAACTCTACAGCTCCCATATTACTATATATTGATGCTCTATAAGTAATCCCCATTACCCATACAAACTCATGAATAAATGCAGGAAGTGATATTTTAATAATATCCTTAACTAAAGCAAACTCAAAAAAAATAGATTCCCTATAACTTGAAAGTATAGGAAATTTGTTTTTCTTTACTATGTATATCATATATATTAAAGAGAATAATCTAGCAATAACAGTTGCAATCGCAGCTCCTTTAACACCTAATCTAGGTATTAATATTAAATTCCCTAAAATATTAAATGTAAGTCCCACTATTGAAGCATAAAAAGAATATTTAGATTCACTAATTACTCTAAGCTGCATAGAAAAAACAAAACCTAATCCTGCAAGTGGGAATGTAAAACTCACATATTTAAAATATCTCATTGCCTGTTCTAAAACTAAATGGTCTTTACTATAAAATTTTAGTAATATTTCTGGATTAGTTAGCCCTATTATAATAAAAGGGATAGATAAAACAAGTGAAGTAATAGTTAAAAATCCTGAAATTTTATTCATCTTAGAATAATTTTTACTCCCAAAATACTGTGATGATAATACTCCTGCACCACTAAATAAGCCAAACAATGAAATAATATATACAAAAAATATTTGATTGGAAATACCTAAACCTGAAACAGCGTTAGTCCCTAATCCTAAAACAGGATCTGTCTTCCCTACCATAAAATTATCTACAAAATTAATAAAATTATATACCAGATTCTCTAAAGCAACTGGCACACCAACTATGAGTATTTTTTTATAAATATTTATATCTTTAATCTTTAACATCCAAATCTCCTTTATTTTCAAATTCCATAAATATTATTAGATGATCTGAAATATATTTTCTAATTTGTTCATGATTATCTTTTGTATAATCATAAACTCCATACCTGCCTGTATATTCTTTTAAATTATTTCTATTAAAGAAGGCATTATCATATGAATTTGCAAGTCCTTTACTTGACATAGTAGTTTTATTCTTAATAGAATTAAAAACTTCCTTAACATTATATGTATCTTTAAAATATTTAAAAGCCTTAGAATTTGCAGGCAAATTAAAATCTCCTAATAAAATTACATCTTCTTCTTTAGATTTATCCATAAAATATTTATATACCTTATGATATCTACTAGCTTCAATTTCTCTTTCCACCTTATTTTTACCAAAAATAGAATGAGCTGATATTAAAACAAAATCAAAATTATTAGACCTTATTAATACTCCAAATGGATCTCTAATAAAATCTTTTGATTTCCCATCTTTATATATACCCATAGATTTTATACTATCTACTTTTTTTCTTCTAAAAAGCACTCCATAATGTTCCTTATAGTCCTTAGTTCCAACAGCCATATCAGAAATTATATATCCCCATTTTTCATTAGTAAATTTTTCTACTTCATTTCTTAAATTATTTATACCTTTTTCATTCATTACTTCTTGCATGGCAATAATATCAAATTTAGAAACTATTTTAGCAAGAGATTTCCAATCTTTTTTATTTTCTCCTAATTTTAAAGTATTAAAGCTCGCTATTAATATAGGTTCTGCCCAAATATTCATAGATAGAAAAATTAAAAAAAATAGTTTAAAAATTCTTCTCAAAATATCTCCTCTTTTCCTATAAATTACACCCCTAATTATACATCATTTTATAACTTTATTCAAATAAAAAAGACTAGATCCATCTAGTCTATTAGTTTGCTCTTTCCATATATTCACCAGTACGAGTATCTATTCTAATCTTATCCCCT
The genomic region above belongs to Streptobacillus moniliformis DSM 12112 and contains:
- a CDS encoding MATE family efflux transporter produces the protein MLKIKDINIYKKILIVGVPVALENLVYNFINFVDNFMVGKTDPVLGLGTNAVSGLGISNQIFFVYIISLFGLFSGAGVLSSQYFGSKNYSKMNKISGFLTITSLVLSIPFIIIGLTNPEILLKFYSKDHLVLEQAMRYFKYVSFTFPLAGLGFVFSMQLRVISESKYSFYASIVGLTFNILGNLILIPRLGVKGAAIATVIARLFSLIYMIYIVKKNKFPILSSYRESIFFEFALVKDIIKISLPAFIHEFVWVMGITYRASIYSNMGAVEFSAVIISGTISSMLISVFSGVSNASSVLIGNELGANNLMQAKKIAKLCFKLMLLLAILSGILVNIISPLVLNFMKAESSLISTTRLVVFSESLILPFKGLNFLIIVGILRAGGDIYYAMMLDLVGMWIFSVPLTLLGKSLSLPINIIYFLGGSSDILVLLPAILRYNQKKWVKRIIRD
- a CDS encoding endonuclease/exonuclease/phosphatase family protein; translated protein: MRRIFKLFFLIFLSMNIWAEPILIASFNTLKLGENKKDWKSLAKIVSKFDIIAMQEVMNEKGINNLRNEVEKFTNEKWGYIISDMAVGTKDYKEHYGVLFRRKKVDSIKSMGIYKDGKSKDFIRDPFGVLIRSNNFDFVLISAHSIFGKNKVEREIEASRYHKVYKYFMDKSKEEDVILLGDFNLPANSKAFKYFKDTYNVKEVFNSIKNKTTMSSKGLANSYDNAFFNRNNLKEYTGRYGVYDYTKDNHEQIRKYISDHLIIFMEFENKGDLDVKD